Proteins from a genomic interval of Rhodothermus marinus:
- a CDS encoding 3-phosphoglycerate dehydrogenase family protein has translation MQVLLADKLENRCLEALRELGLTVHNRPELKEAALSEALSALNPEILVVRSTRVTAEMMAAAPALELIIRAGAGYDTIDVGAASDRGIFVANCPGKNAVAVAELTFGLILALDRFIPENVLDARECRWNKAAYSKGRGLKGRTLGVIGLGHIGREVVRRAHAFEMPVVAWSRSLTDELARELGVVRKNSPLEVAAEADIVTMHLAAAPETRHLANRAFFEAMKPGAYFINTSRSSLVDEEALAWALEHRGIRAALDVMEGEPAAKSGSFAHPLAGHPQVYFTHHIGASTQQAQEAIADEVVRIIKTYLETGHAPNCVNLEVHSPATHLLTVRHLDKVGVLASVLDEVRRANWNVQEMENLIFAGARAACARIRFDGRPDEAVVQRIAALPDVLAVSLIPLETTKPE, from the coding sequence ATGCAGGTACTTCTGGCCGACAAACTGGAAAATCGCTGTCTGGAAGCGCTTCGGGAGTTGGGGCTTACCGTGCACAACCGCCCCGAGTTGAAAGAAGCGGCTTTATCGGAAGCGCTTTCTGCTTTAAATCCGGAGATTCTGGTCGTGCGCTCCACGCGCGTGACGGCCGAGATGATGGCGGCCGCGCCGGCGCTGGAACTGATCATCCGGGCCGGTGCCGGCTACGATACGATCGACGTGGGCGCGGCCTCCGATCGCGGGATCTTCGTAGCCAACTGCCCCGGCAAGAACGCGGTGGCCGTGGCCGAACTCACCTTCGGACTGATCCTGGCCCTGGATCGCTTCATTCCGGAAAACGTGCTGGACGCCCGCGAGTGCCGCTGGAACAAGGCCGCCTACAGCAAAGGACGAGGGCTCAAGGGCCGGACGCTGGGCGTGATCGGGCTGGGGCATATCGGCCGTGAGGTCGTTCGCCGCGCCCATGCCTTCGAAATGCCCGTGGTGGCCTGGAGCCGCTCGCTGACCGACGAGCTGGCCCGTGAGCTGGGCGTCGTCCGCAAAAACAGCCCGCTGGAGGTGGCGGCCGAGGCCGACATCGTGACGATGCACCTGGCCGCCGCGCCGGAGACGCGGCATCTGGCCAACCGGGCCTTCTTCGAGGCCATGAAGCCGGGCGCCTACTTCATCAACACCAGTCGGAGTTCGCTGGTCGACGAAGAAGCCCTGGCGTGGGCCCTGGAGCATCGTGGCATCCGGGCCGCGCTCGACGTGATGGAAGGCGAGCCCGCCGCCAAGTCGGGTTCGTTTGCGCATCCGCTGGCCGGTCATCCGCAGGTGTACTTCACACATCACATCGGCGCTTCGACGCAGCAGGCGCAGGAAGCGATCGCCGACGAGGTCGTTCGTATCATCAAGACCTATCTGGAAACGGGCCACGCACCCAACTGCGTCAATCTCGAAGTGCATTCGCCGGCCACGCACCTGCTGACCGTGCGTCACCTGGACAAGGTCGGCGTGCTGGCTTCGGTGCTCGACGAGGTGCGCCGCGCCAACTGGAACGTGCAGGAAATGGAAAATCTGATCTTTGCCGGTGCGCGGGCGGCCTGCGCGCGCATCCGGTTCGACGGACGTCCCGACGAGGCCGTCGTGCAGCGCATTGCGGCACTCCCGGACGTCCTGGCCGTTTCACTGATCCCCCTGGAAACCACAAAACCGGAGTGA
- a CDS encoding DUF1015 domain-containing protein has translation MSLLYPFRAVRPVPEKAAEVASPPYDVISTEEARQLAAGKPWSFLHVIRPEIDLPEGTDEHDDAVYAKGAENLRRFRESPVFVQDPEPALYVYRQQMGNHVQTGVFGCVPVAAYEDGRIVRHEKTRPDKEADRTRHILEQRAHAEPVMLTYPDQPAIDELVALITEEAPLYDFVADDGVRHTVWKAEDPSELLEAFRAVERLYVADGHHRCAAAARAAAVLREQEPPREGLAEYEIFPAVLFPMSQLQILPYHRVVRRLPMSPEEFLQALEARMKVERNVADSTPPAKGTVTLYLDGSWHQVELPPTQRGTVADQLDVARLNEHILEPVLGITDPRTDPNLDFVGGIRGLHALKEMVDRGEAALAIAMYPTSIEELIAVSDAGLLMPPKSTWFEPKLRSGLLIHVFD, from the coding sequence ATGTCGCTGCTGTATCCCTTTCGCGCGGTGCGGCCAGTGCCGGAGAAGGCCGCCGAGGTGGCCTCGCCGCCTTATGACGTGATCAGCACGGAAGAGGCCCGGCAACTGGCCGCCGGCAAGCCCTGGAGCTTTCTGCATGTGATCCGACCCGAAATCGATCTGCCGGAGGGTACCGATGAGCACGACGACGCCGTCTACGCCAAGGGTGCCGAAAACCTGCGGCGGTTTCGGGAAAGCCCTGTATTCGTGCAGGACCCGGAGCCGGCACTCTACGTCTACCGGCAGCAGATGGGCAACCACGTGCAGACCGGCGTCTTTGGCTGCGTGCCGGTAGCGGCCTACGAAGACGGACGGATCGTGCGTCACGAAAAGACCCGCCCCGACAAGGAGGCCGACCGTACCCGGCACATCCTGGAGCAGCGGGCGCACGCCGAGCCCGTCATGCTGACCTATCCGGACCAGCCGGCCATCGATGAACTGGTGGCGCTTATCACAGAGGAGGCTCCGCTCTATGATTTTGTGGCGGACGACGGCGTGCGCCATACGGTCTGGAAGGCCGAGGATCCGTCCGAGCTGCTGGAGGCGTTCCGTGCGGTGGAGCGCCTCTACGTGGCCGACGGCCATCACCGGTGTGCGGCGGCGGCCCGGGCGGCCGCCGTGCTGCGCGAGCAGGAGCCGCCACGAGAGGGGCTGGCCGAGTACGAAATCTTCCCGGCCGTGCTCTTTCCCATGAGCCAGCTTCAGATTCTGCCGTACCACCGGGTGGTGCGGCGGCTGCCCATGTCGCCGGAGGAGTTTCTGCAGGCACTGGAGGCGCGCATGAAGGTGGAACGGAACGTAGCGGATTCCACGCCACCGGCTAAAGGCACCGTCACGCTGTACCTGGACGGTAGCTGGCACCAGGTGGAGCTGCCGCCCACGCAACGTGGCACCGTGGCCGATCAGTTAGATGTGGCCCGACTCAACGAGCATATTCTGGAGCCTGTTCTGGGCATTACCGATCCGCGTACCGATCCCAATCTGGACTTTGTGGGAGGGATTCGAGGGTTGCACGCGTTGAAGGAAATGGTCGACCGCGGCGAGGCGGCGCTGGCGATTGCCATGTACCCGACCAGCATCGAAGAGCTGATAGCCGTCTCCGATGCCGGGCTGCTGATGCCGCCCAAGTCGACCTGGTTCGAGCCCAAGTTGCGCAGCGGGTTGCTCATCCACGTATTTGACTGA
- a CDS encoding ABC transporter substrate binding protein yields the protein MHTLRLFTVLSLLLTSAFTLFPETETEVTPIQQLFLIKELKPGIARIGVIWDKNAANRDEVLPQLQRASAATGIKVVVGEVASLQEVAPQFRTLLRDHQVEALWVLEETGLLGQAAARSFLIKNATQAGMPVFAPSETWLKEGACVTWRKDAEGIRLVVNKAVAEAMGITIPAKYQDRTAFLAMN from the coding sequence ATGCATACCCTGCGACTGTTTACGGTGCTTTCGCTGCTGTTGACCTCCGCCTTCACCCTGTTTCCTGAAACGGAAACGGAAGTCACGCCCATTCAGCAGCTCTTTCTGATCAAGGAACTGAAGCCCGGTATTGCCCGCATCGGCGTGATCTGGGACAAAAACGCGGCCAACCGCGACGAGGTGTTGCCGCAATTGCAGCGCGCCTCGGCAGCCACCGGTATCAAAGTGGTCGTGGGTGAGGTGGCCAGCCTGCAAGAGGTAGCGCCGCAATTTCGGACGTTGCTTCGGGATCATCAGGTCGAAGCGCTCTGGGTGCTGGAAGAAACGGGACTGCTCGGTCAGGCGGCGGCCCGAAGCTTCCTGATCAAAAACGCCACGCAGGCGGGCATGCCGGTCTTTGCGCCTTCGGAGACCTGGCTGAAAGAAGGCGCCTGCGTTACCTGGCGCAAAGATGCCGAAGGGATCCGGCTGGTGGTGAACAAGGCGGTGGCCGAGGCGATGGGCATCACGATCCCGGCCAAGTACCAGGATCGCACGGCCTTCCTGGCCATGAACTGA
- a CDS encoding methyl-accepting chemotaxis protein — MEQLRTHSLRALLTRMRLRQRFLLLLGGLAALTFVAFFIYGQYSLHVTKKEFAQRGHLLAQTLASQNSLALLMQDEEGLHQALEQTTASGYAIAGAFFNQEDSAVAAQNLETLRPEDTVPPSDTTAEARLRWSETRAGVPILVAQAPVTLGDGQHLGRVLVAVPAEAVQAQQRTGFWLSMLIAAFITLVAWIILVVVQRTVVRPVDQLRQAAQAVERGDLSARVHIEQQDEIGQLAASFNAMVEASQRNMEALREQQEAAEAARSQAEALRRQAEETSQRLQERFRQISQVIAAVTRGDLTHRLEVPDNDEVGALMRQINQMIEDLTALVREIYTTGNALAEVAHNVSTSAEEMSAGASSQAQQTMEVATAIEEMTQTIASSSKSAHEANRMAQRASDLAASGEEIFRKTTEGMHRIASIVKDSTQKVTALGESSAQIGEIIQVISSIADQTNLLALNAAIEAARAGEQGRGFAVVADEVRKLAERTTSATKEIEQMIIRIQQNTDEVVDSMTKGNAEVEAGLKLADEASHAFGEILQAIDQMVLMINQIASASEQQSATSSQISQSVEEISSVANEVSRATSELAATANVLNQHVQQMRQLIERFRIRQESAAASKQAVAATTGDGL; from the coding sequence ATGGAACAGCTGCGGACCCATTCACTCCGGGCGCTGCTGACCCGAATGCGTCTGCGCCAGCGGTTTTTATTGCTGCTGGGCGGGCTGGCAGCGCTGACCTTTGTGGCCTTCTTTATATACGGTCAGTACAGCCTTCATGTAACCAAAAAGGAGTTCGCCCAGCGCGGGCATCTCCTGGCCCAGACGCTGGCCAGCCAGAACAGCCTGGCCCTGCTCATGCAGGATGAAGAAGGCCTCCATCAGGCGCTGGAGCAGACGACGGCCTCGGGCTACGCCATCGCGGGCGCCTTCTTCAATCAGGAAGACAGTGCCGTAGCCGCGCAGAATCTGGAGACGTTGCGTCCGGAAGACACGGTGCCGCCCTCCGATACGACGGCCGAAGCACGTCTGCGCTGGAGCGAAACGCGGGCGGGCGTTCCGATCCTGGTGGCTCAGGCGCCCGTCACGCTGGGCGACGGCCAGCACCTCGGACGTGTGCTGGTGGCCGTGCCCGCCGAGGCCGTACAGGCGCAGCAGCGCACCGGCTTCTGGCTGTCGATGCTGATCGCGGCTTTCATCACGCTGGTAGCCTGGATCATCCTGGTGGTCGTCCAGCGCACCGTCGTGCGTCCGGTCGATCAGCTGCGTCAGGCCGCGCAGGCCGTCGAACGGGGCGATCTGAGCGCACGCGTCCACATCGAACAGCAGGACGAAATCGGCCAGCTGGCGGCCTCCTTCAACGCCATGGTCGAGGCCAGCCAGCGCAACATGGAGGCGCTGCGCGAGCAGCAGGAAGCCGCCGAAGCCGCCCGTAGTCAAGCCGAAGCGCTGCGCCGCCAGGCCGAAGAAACCAGCCAGCGCCTGCAGGAACGCTTCCGGCAGATCTCGCAGGTCATTGCCGCCGTCACGCGGGGCGACCTCACCCACCGGCTGGAGGTGCCCGACAATGACGAGGTGGGCGCCCTCATGCGCCAGATCAACCAGATGATCGAAGACCTGACGGCGCTCGTGCGCGAGATCTACACCACCGGCAACGCGCTGGCCGAAGTCGCCCACAACGTTTCGACCTCGGCCGAGGAAATGTCGGCCGGCGCCAGCAGCCAGGCCCAGCAGACCATGGAAGTGGCCACGGCCATCGAGGAGATGACGCAGACGATCGCCTCCTCCTCGAAAAGCGCGCACGAGGCCAACCGTATGGCGCAGCGGGCCTCGGACCTGGCCGCCAGCGGCGAAGAGATCTTCCGCAAAACCACCGAGGGCATGCATCGCATTGCTTCCATCGTCAAAGATTCCACGCAGAAGGTCACAGCCCTCGGCGAGTCCAGTGCGCAGATCGGCGAAATCATTCAGGTCATCAGCAGCATCGCGGACCAGACGAACCTGCTGGCGCTGAACGCCGCCATCGAAGCAGCCCGCGCCGGCGAGCAGGGCCGCGGCTTTGCCGTGGTGGCCGACGAAGTGCGCAAGCTGGCCGAGCGCACCACCAGCGCCACCAAGGAAATCGAACAGATGATCATCCGGATTCAGCAGAATACGGATGAGGTCGTCGATTCGATGACGAAAGGCAACGCCGAAGTCGAAGCCGGTCTGAAACTGGCCGACGAGGCCTCGCACGCCTTCGGCGAAATCCTTCAGGCCATCGATCAGATGGTGCTGATGATCAACCAGATCGCCTCGGCCAGCGAGCAGCAGTCGGCTACGAGCAGTCAGATTTCGCAGAGCGTCGAAGAGATTTCGTCGGTGGCCAACGAAGTCTCGCGGGCCACCTCGGAGCTGGCCGCCACGGCCAACGTGCTGAACCAGCACGTGCAGCAGATGCGCCAGCTCATCGAACGCTTCCGCATCCGGCAGGAAAGCGCCGCAGCCTCGAAGCAGGCCGTAGCCGCAACGACCGGAGACGGGCTGTAA
- a CDS encoding phosphatase PAP2 family protein, which produces MKRRGLWSGLMLAVLITAGVRAQTACDRPALELRLLCAAYRWDGPVASAYFETVDATAYPMFAGLTAMAWGGVLAGQVERPAAERVTLATAATTVLVFGLKALIRRDRPFDAWDDIAPRGDPPSSHAFPSGHAALAFTLATAWSLEVPRVYVVVPAYVWATSVAVGRVWKGVHYPTDVLAGAVLGAGVAWTVHRIWR; this is translated from the coding sequence ATGAAGCGGCGTGGCCTGTGGTCGGGCCTGATGCTGGCCGTCCTGATCACGGCCGGCGTCCGGGCGCAGACGGCCTGCGATCGTCCGGCGCTGGAGCTGCGGTTGCTCTGCGCCGCGTACCGCTGGGATGGGCCCGTCGCTTCGGCTTACTTCGAGACGGTCGATGCCACGGCCTACCCGATGTTTGCCGGGCTGACGGCGATGGCGTGGGGCGGGGTGCTGGCGGGTCAGGTGGAGCGGCCGGCCGCCGAGCGTGTGACGCTGGCCACGGCGGCCACGACCGTGCTGGTTTTCGGGCTGAAGGCGCTGATCCGTCGCGACCGTCCGTTTGACGCCTGGGACGACATTGCGCCCCGTGGCGATCCGCCTTCGTCCCATGCGTTTCCGTCGGGGCATGCGGCGCTGGCCTTTACGCTGGCGACGGCCTGGAGCCTGGAAGTGCCCCGGGTCTATGTGGTCGTGCCGGCTTACGTCTGGGCGACCAGCGTGGCGGTCGGGCGCGTCTGGAAGGGGGTGCACTATCCCACCGATGTGCTGGCCGGAGCGGTGCTGGGGGCTGGCGTGGCCTGGACCGTACATCGAATCTGGCGCTGA
- the recA gene encoding recombinase RecA, producing the protein MATQDSAKAKALELAVKHIEKQYGKGAIMRLGDAPAISVDVIPTGSLALDAALGVGGVPRGRIIEIYGPESSGKTTLALHIMAEAQKLGGACAFIDAEHAFDARYAANLGVDLDNLLVAQPDTGEQALNICDTLVRSGALDVIVVDSVAALVPQAEIQGDMGDSHVGLQARLMSQALRKLTGTINRTRTVLIFINQLRQKIGVMYGNPETTTGGLALKFYASVRMDIRRIGAIKEGSEVVGNRTKVKIVKNKVAPPFREAEFDIIYGEGISVLGELVDLAVEYNIIQKSGSWYAYGEERIGQGREAAKAWLKERPELQEEIRRQVKEAMGVQPPRSRAEMDEVYLEE; encoded by the coding sequence ATGGCGACGCAGGATTCGGCAAAGGCGAAGGCACTGGAGCTGGCGGTCAAGCACATTGAAAAACAGTACGGCAAGGGCGCCATCATGCGCCTGGGCGATGCGCCGGCCATTTCGGTGGACGTGATCCCCACCGGGTCGCTGGCGCTGGACGCGGCGCTCGGTGTGGGCGGGGTGCCCCGGGGACGGATCATCGAGATCTACGGGCCGGAGTCGTCCGGTAAGACGACGCTGGCGCTGCACATCATGGCCGAGGCGCAGAAGCTGGGCGGTGCCTGCGCGTTTATCGACGCCGAGCACGCCTTCGATGCCCGCTATGCGGCCAATCTGGGCGTTGACCTGGACAACCTGCTGGTGGCGCAGCCGGACACGGGCGAGCAGGCGCTGAACATCTGCGATACGCTCGTGCGTAGCGGGGCGCTCGACGTGATCGTGGTCGACTCGGTGGCGGCGCTCGTGCCGCAGGCCGAGATTCAGGGCGACATGGGCGACAGCCACGTCGGGCTGCAGGCCCGTCTGATGAGCCAGGCGCTGCGTAAGCTCACCGGCACGATCAACCGCACGCGCACCGTACTCATCTTCATCAACCAGTTGCGCCAGAAGATCGGGGTGATGTATGGCAACCCCGAGACGACCACGGGCGGACTGGCCCTGAAGTTCTACGCCTCGGTGCGCATGGACATCCGCCGCATCGGCGCGATCAAAGAGGGCTCCGAGGTGGTGGGTAACCGTACGAAGGTGAAAATCGTCAAGAACAAGGTCGCCCCGCCGTTCCGTGAGGCCGAGTTCGACATCATCTACGGCGAGGGCATTTCGGTGCTGGGCGAGCTGGTCGATCTGGCCGTCGAATACAACATCATCCAGAAGAGCGGCTCCTGGTACGCGTACGGCGAGGAGCGTATCGGCCAGGGGCGCGAGGCGGCCAAGGCCTGGCTGAAGGAACGTCCGGAACTCCAGGAGGAGATCCGTCGCCAGGTCAAAGAGGCAATGGGTGTGCAGCCGCCGCGCAGCCGGGCCGAGATGGACGAGGTCTATCTGGAAGAATGA
- a CDS encoding competence/damage-inducible protein A, producing the protein MKAILLTIGDELLAGTTVNTNAAWLGAELTAQGVAVVRIEAVGDDPEAICRALRLARAEAEVVIVCGGLGPTHDDRTREALADCLGRPLQLRPELLAQIEAHFKRRGRAMPERNRMQALVPEGFEPIPNPVGTAPGLWLEDEAGIVAVLPGVPHELQRMMREVVLPRLMQRPGRPVVLHRTLITTGIGESDLQQRLAGVESLLDEHTRLAYLPGPYGVRLRLTVEAPTAEAARERLAALESFILERIGERFVGFDEETLEVVVGRLLRELGATVAVAESCTGGHLADCITSVSGASTYFRGGVVAYDNAVKVEVLGVDPEVLAREGAVSEIVAIQMAQGVRERLGAQVALSTTGIAGPTGGTPDKPVGTVWIGLADTHTAFARCYYLPDERRRFKQRATAAALDLLRLHLLQQKVTKTASQYG; encoded by the coding sequence ATGAAAGCCATCTTGCTGACCATCGGGGATGAGTTGCTTGCGGGCACCACGGTCAACACGAACGCGGCCTGGCTGGGTGCCGAATTGACAGCGCAAGGCGTTGCCGTGGTGCGTATCGAGGCGGTCGGCGACGATCCGGAGGCCATCTGCCGGGCCCTCCGTCTGGCACGTGCCGAGGCTGAGGTGGTGATCGTATGCGGGGGGCTGGGCCCCACGCACGACGACCGAACACGCGAGGCGTTGGCCGATTGCCTGGGGCGCCCCCTGCAGTTACGTCCGGAGCTGCTGGCACAGATCGAAGCCCACTTCAAGCGCCGGGGACGTGCCATGCCCGAGCGCAACCGGATGCAGGCGCTCGTGCCCGAGGGTTTCGAGCCGATTCCCAATCCGGTGGGTACGGCTCCGGGCCTGTGGTTGGAGGACGAAGCGGGCATCGTGGCGGTGCTGCCCGGCGTGCCGCACGAGCTGCAACGAATGATGCGCGAGGTGGTGCTGCCGCGTCTGATGCAGCGGCCCGGGCGCCCGGTGGTGCTGCACCGCACGCTGATCACGACCGGCATCGGCGAGTCGGACCTGCAGCAGCGCCTGGCCGGAGTGGAATCGCTGCTCGATGAACATACACGGCTGGCCTACCTGCCCGGACCCTACGGCGTGCGCCTGCGCCTGACCGTGGAAGCTCCGACGGCCGAAGCAGCCCGGGAGCGGCTGGCGGCGCTGGAATCGTTTATCTTGGAGCGGATCGGGGAGCGCTTCGTGGGCTTCGACGAAGAGACGCTGGAGGTCGTGGTGGGGCGATTGCTTCGGGAGCTGGGAGCTACCGTGGCCGTGGCCGAGAGCTGCACGGGCGGCCATCTGGCCGACTGCATTACCAGCGTCAGCGGCGCCTCCACGTACTTCCGGGGCGGGGTGGTGGCCTACGACAACGCGGTAAAAGTGGAAGTGCTGGGCGTTGACCCCGAGGTGCTGGCCCGCGAGGGAGCCGTCAGCGAAATCGTGGCCATTCAGATGGCGCAGGGCGTGCGCGAGCGGCTCGGTGCCCAGGTGGCACTCTCGACCACGGGAATTGCCGGACCCACCGGCGGGACCCCGGACAAACCGGTCGGTACCGTATGGATCGGCCTGGCTGATACGCACACGGCGTTTGCGCGATGCTACTACCTGCCGGACGAACGGCGACGCTTCAAGCAACGGGCAACGGCCGCCGCCCTGGATCTTTTACGCCTTCATTTGCTTCAACAAAAGGTCACGAAGACCGCTTCGCAGTACGGGTGA
- the pyrE gene encoding orotate phosphoribosyltransferase, translating to MTPEEALSRQVAAALLTIGAVSFSPDRPFTWASGLKAPMYCDNRLLISYPHLRRTITEGFRQIIEFWELEPDVIAGTATAGIPHAAWLADRLELPMVYVRARPKAHGQGRQIEGRLEPGQQVVLIEDLISTGGSSIAAAEALMAADAHVLAVLAIFTYGFPEAEMRFAQAEIPLHTLTNLSVLLEVAREHGLLDEHAVTVLEDWRADPYGWSEAHAE from the coding sequence ATGACACCTGAAGAGGCCCTTTCCCGACAGGTAGCGGCGGCGCTGCTGACGATCGGCGCCGTGTCGTTTTCGCCGGATCGGCCCTTCACCTGGGCTTCCGGCCTGAAAGCACCCATGTATTGCGACAACCGCCTGCTCATCAGCTATCCGCATCTTCGGCGCACCATTACCGAAGGGTTTCGCCAGATCATCGAGTTCTGGGAGCTGGAGCCCGACGTGATTGCCGGCACGGCCACGGCCGGCATCCCGCATGCCGCCTGGCTGGCCGACCGGCTGGAGCTGCCCATGGTGTACGTGCGCGCCCGGCCGAAAGCGCACGGACAGGGCCGTCAGATCGAGGGGCGTCTGGAGCCGGGGCAACAGGTGGTGTTGATCGAAGACCTGATCTCCACGGGCGGCTCGTCGATCGCGGCCGCCGAAGCGCTCATGGCGGCCGATGCCCATGTGCTTGCCGTGCTTGCCATCTTCACCTACGGCTTCCCCGAGGCCGAAATGCGCTTCGCTCAGGCCGAAATCCCCCTGCATACGCTGACGAACCTGTCCGTTTTGCTGGAAGTAGCCCGGGAGCACGGGCTGCTCGACGAACATGCGGTGACTGTCCTGGAGGACTGGCGGGCCGATCCGTACGGTTGGTCGGAAGCGCACGCTGAATAG
- the pgsA gene encoding CDP-diacylglycerol--glycerol-3-phosphate 3-phosphatidyltransferase: MRHLPNALTIARIALTPVLLVLLLGGTFTGQLVALGLFVAAAISDYLDGKLARSFRARSRLGQFLDPFADKVLVLGTFVCLAILLPEQVPWWAVGIIAARDLLVTGLRTWAEARGRSLRTLPLAKTKTTVQLVFLIGMLLLLVLRRLPGSVGHYAEQILEGPLPLWLLVGLVALTVLTGLWYVQGMWKQTIVYRHDT; encoded by the coding sequence ATGCGCCATCTGCCAAATGCCCTGACCATTGCCCGTATTGCGCTGACGCCGGTCCTGCTGGTGCTGCTGCTCGGTGGGACCTTCACCGGTCAGCTGGTCGCGCTGGGGCTTTTTGTGGCTGCTGCCATTTCGGACTACCTGGACGGCAAGCTGGCCCGTAGTTTTCGGGCTCGCTCGCGGCTGGGCCAGTTCCTGGATCCTTTTGCCGACAAGGTGCTCGTGCTGGGCACGTTTGTTTGTCTGGCCATTCTGCTGCCCGAACAGGTGCCCTGGTGGGCCGTCGGGATTATCGCCGCCCGCGATCTGCTGGTAACCGGGTTGCGCACCTGGGCCGAAGCACGTGGCCGGAGCCTGCGCACGCTCCCGCTGGCGAAAACCAAGACCACCGTGCAGCTGGTCTTTCTGATCGGGATGCTGCTGTTGCTGGTGCTGCGCCGGCTTCCGGGCTCAGTAGGCCATTATGCGGAGCAGATCCTGGAGGGACCTCTGCCGTTATGGCTGCTTGTAGGCCTGGTGGCGCTGACGGTGCTGACCGGACTCTGGTACGTGCAGGGGATGTGGAAACAGACCATCGTGTATCGCCATGACACCTGA